The following is a genomic window from Synechococcus sp. JA-2-3B'a(2-13).
CAGCAAATTAAAATTGCGCAAGGCCGCACCAAAGCGATGCAAAATTTGCCTGAGTTCTTGATCCTCTCCCTGGTAAAAGGCGATGGACTCGGCGTTGTCGCGCACATGCACCAAGCTGTAGCGGAAATCGGCTTCATAGCGCAGTTGATCGAAGTTAATTTTGATCAGCTTGCGACCAGCCAAAATGGCAATGGCGGTACCAATGGTGGCATAGACCACCAGACCCAACGCCAACGGACGAGAAATGCCATAGAGAATGCCGGTGAAGGCGTAGAGGGTGAGAATCGAGTCGAGAATGTCCAACAGGAAGGAGAGGGTGGTGCCGGTAAAGGAGCGGACATCCTCTGATATACGCTGGTCGGGGTTGTCGATTTCGGTGTTGGCGGCGTTGGAATCCAGCTCGTAGTAAGCCCGCTGATTGAAGTAGCGATCCAGAAAATGATCGGTCAGCCATTCTCGCCAAAACAGCCCTAGCTTGAGGCGAGTGTAGCGGTAGATCACCAAAATCGGAATGGCTGAGATAATCAGCACTCCATAAATAATCAAAAATTGCCAGAAAGTGGGCTCTTCTTTTTGCTGCAGAGCTGTGTCGATAAACCGAAAGATAAAGCTGATCATCACGTTCAGCCGGTTTACCGTCAGCGACAGAAACAGCAAAAAGGTGAGCAGCGCCCACTGCAACCAGCGCTGGCGAAGCTGCCGCCACACTGCCCCAAAACAAAGGCTGCTCAGAGCCAAGCTGACCGAGGCCACCCACAGCACTGGCGAGGACAAGTTTCTCTTCGTTTGCGCCACCAATCCGGCTGCCACATTGGTGAAAAACTCCGGGAACAGGGCTTGACCGACCAAAGTCACCCCAATCTCCACAAAGAACATCAGGGCAACCACAAACACCATGGCCGCTGCCAGCAAGCCCAAAAAGATCCAGCCCCCATAGCGTACTCTGGGGTAAAAGTAGGGCTGGGCCACCGTGATAAACCGATCCCACAGTTTGCGGTCAAAGTTAAATTGAGAGGCTTGGGATTCCATTTTTGCGGTCGGCGGAGAGAGCAAGATCGACATCTCTCAGGCTAGCA
Proteins encoded in this region:
- a CDS encoding ABC transporter ATP-binding protein/permease codes for the protein MSILLSPPTAKMESQASQFNFDRKLWDRFITVAQPYFYPRVRYGGWIFLGLLAAAMVFVVALMFFVEIGVTLVGQALFPEFFTNVAAGLVAQTKRNLSSPVLWVASVSLALSSLCFGAVWRQLRQRWLQWALLTFLLFLSLTVNRLNVMISFIFRFIDTALQQKEEPTFWQFLIIYGVLIISAIPILVIYRYTRLKLGLFWREWLTDHFLDRYFNQRAYYELDSNAANTEIDNPDQRISEDVRSFTGTTLSFLLDILDSILTLYAFTGILYGISRPLALGLVVYATIGTAIAILAGRKLIKINFDQLRYEADFRYSLVHVRDNAESIAFYQGEDQELRQILHRFGAALRNFNLLIIWQAIIDIFQYAYNYFTRIVPYVIVAPLYFSGVRDFGTITQATIAFSQVLSALSIVANQIQSISSFAAGINRLGSFHESLEDPALRHTSARESNIQTRIAQQLALHHVTLLTPNSERTLVRDLSFALEADQRLLIVGVSGSGKSSLLRAIAGLWTNGQGSIARPDTQEMLFLPQKPYMLLGSLRDQLLYPKRRRDLTDEDLIRVLAQVNLGDLPERVGGFDVEKDWASTLSLGEQQRLAFARILITQPRYAILDEATSALDVANEKLLYLQLQHLNTTYISVGHRPTLLAYHDLVLELQGNCAWQLWSVQEYGARLALAS